Proteins from a genomic interval of Poecile atricapillus isolate bPoeAtr1 chromosome 1, bPoeAtr1.hap1, whole genome shotgun sequence:
- the SNAPC1 gene encoding snRNA-activating protein complex subunit 1, which translates to MNEVPGLKEDCEELLSAFQQADTVRFERFAELWRQRRFHTVFYGRIRALERNKLSKKTLDVALQYFLPPYSFQIRVGALYLLYGLYNAQLCQPKQKIRIALKDWPEIQRFQQDLVDSLHYDAAYVFRRLRLARAFHFTAMPKLLTYRTKKKIEENYLKEEFKDPSNRVNSLISNDVLEEMMNIHEHYQKMKRIISADKSQPYKALSLIKDDFVVNLKDITLEHQEWQQGRMKSFQSTKETDETEKREETLLKSEGSERANALARIKYRSYSAAVEVSKSRRHRQVQLESSESGSSCGKSPSRSRITSRRPQPARRRCSSEVRGEMQVAKETVTQHIGMPVITEEDSDEGEVSLPKRRR; encoded by the exons ATGAACGAGGTGCCGGGGCTGAAGGAAGACTGCGAGGAGCTGCTCAGCGCCTTCCAGCAGGCAGACACCGTCCGCTTCGAGCGCTTCGCCGAGCTGTGGCGGCAGCGCCGCTTCCACACCGTCTTCTA TGGTAGAATAAGAGCTTTGGAGAGGAATAAGCTCTCGAAGAAGACTCTAGATGTGGCCCTCCAGTACTTCTTGCCCCCCTACTCCTTCCAGATCCGAGTTGGTGCTTTGTACCTCCTATATGGGCTCTATAATGCCCAGCTTTGTCAGCCAAAACAAAAG ATCAGAATTGCACTCAAGGATTGGCCTGAAATCCAGAGATTTCAGCAGGATTTGGTTGACTCCCTGCATTATGATGCAGCCTATGTCTTTAGGAGACTGCGACTTGCCAGAGCCTTCCATTTCACAGCAATGCCAAAGCTA CTGACCTACAGGACTAAGAAGAAGATtgaggaaaattatttaaaagaagaatttaaGGACCCGAGTAACAGAGTAAACAGCCTCATCAGTAATGATGTATTAGAG gaaatgATGAATATTCACGAGCACTATCAGAAAATGAAACGTATAATTTCAGCCGACAAATCCCAGCCGTACAAGGCCCTGAGCTTGATAAAAGATGACTTTGTGGTTAATCTCAAAGACATAACCTTGGAACATCAGGAATGGCAGCAGGGCAGAATG AAATCATTCCAAAGTACTAAAGAAACTGATGaaacagaaaagagagaagagactTTGCTAAAATCAGAG GGTTCTGAAAGAGCAAATGCCCTGGCCAGAATCAAATACAGGTcttattctgcagctgttgag GTTTCCAAATCCAGGAGACATCGTCAAGTGCAGTTAGAATCCTCTGAATCAGGATCCAGTTGTGGGAAGTCTCCGAGTCGAAGTAGAATCACCAGCAGGAGACCACAGCCAGCAAGGAGAAGATGTTCTTCAGAAGTTAGAG GTGAAATGCAAGTGGCAAAGGAAACTGTAACTCAGCATATTGGGATGCCAGTAATCACAGAAGAGGACTCAGATGAAGGAG aAGTATCTCTCCCCAAGAGGAGAAGATGA
- the HIF1A gene encoding hypoxia-inducible factor 1-alpha — translation MDSPGGVTDKKRISSERRKEKSRDAARCRRSKESEVFYELAHQLPLPHTVSAHLDKASIMRLTISYLRMRKLLDAGELETEAKMEKELNCFYLKALDGFVMVLSEDGDMIYMSENVNKCMGLTQFELTGHSVFDFTHPCDHEELREMLTHRNGPVKKGKEQNTERSFFLRMKCTLTSRGRTVNIKSATWKVLHCTGHIRVYDTCGNQTHCGYKKPPMTCLVLICEPIPHPSNIEVPLDSKTFLSRHSLDMKFSYCDERITELMGYEPEELLGRSIYEYYHALDSDHLTKTHHDMFTKGQVTTGQYRMLAKQGGYVWVETQATVIYNTKNSQPQCIVCVNYVLSGIVQKDLIFSLGQTECMLKPVESPDMKMTKILSKDDLDDTNSLFEKLKQEPDALTVLAPAAGDTIISLDFSSNESDEQQCDEVPLYNDVMLPSSSEKLQNINMAMSPLPASETTKPLRSNADPALNREVVSKLEPNTEPLELSFTIPQVQEQPTSPSDASTSQSSPEPSSPNDYCFDVDNDMASEFKLELVEKLFAIDTEAKNPFSTQETDLDLEMLAPYIPMDDDFQLRSFDQLSPLESSSSSSPSAGSITIFQQSQAAAGSAEEMKPAERADDVKTIIVPSSPVRGAAESSSAPASPYGGSRSRTASPIRAGKGTADQVEKPSPGAPSLLTVTLNKRSTALDEELNPKMLALHNAQRKRKMEHDGSLFQAVGIGSLFQQTGDRGGNASLAWKRVKGCKTNGHSGVEQKTIILLSTDIASKLLGQSMDESGLPQLTSYDCEVNAPIQGNRNLLQGEELLRALDQVN, via the exons GATTAGCTCTGAACGCAGGAAAGAGAAATCGAGGGATGCAGCCCGGTGCAGGAGGAGCAAGGAGTCAGAAGTGTTCTATGAGCTGGCTCaccagctgcccctgccccacaccgTGAGCGCACACCTGGACAAGGCGTCCATCATGAGGCTGACCATCAGCTACCTGCGCATGAGGAAGCTGCTGGATGCTG GTGAGCTGGAGACAGAAGCCAAAATGGAGAAGGAACTGAACTGTTTCTACTTGAAAGCTCTTGATGGCTTTGTCATGGTTCTGTCTGAAGATGGGGACATGATTTACATGTCTGAAAACGTGAACAAGTGTATGGGACTCACTCAG TTCGAGTTGACGGGGCACAGTGTATTTGATTTCACTCATCCGTGTGATCATGAGGAGCTGAGAGAAATGCTTACACACAGAAATg GTCCTGTGAAAAAGGGCAAAGAGCAAAACACGGAGCGCAGCTTTTTTCTCAGAATGAAGTGTACACTGACTAGCAGGGGAAGAACAGTGAATATAAAGTCTGCTACATGGAAG GTGCTGCACTGCACTGGCCACATCCGTGTGTACGACACGTGTGGGAACCAGACTCACTGCGGATACAAAAAGCCTCCCATGACCTGCCTGGTGTTGATCTGTGAACCTATTCCTCATCCGTCAAACATTGAGGTTCCCCTGGACAGTAAAACGTTCCTCAGTCGTCACAGTCTTGATATGAAATTTTCTTATTGTGATGAAAG AATTACAGAGTTGATGGGGTACGAGCCAGAGGAGCTCCTGGGTCGCTCAATCTATGAGTACTATCACGCACTGGATTCTGATCATCTGACCAAAACACACCACGACA TGTTCACAAAAGGGCAGGTGACAACAGGACAGTACAGAATGCTGGCCAAACAAGGTGGCTATGTCTGGGTTGAAACTCAAGCAACTGTTATATACAACACTAAGAATTCTCAGCCACAGTGCATAGTGTGTGTGAACTATGTGTTGAG TGGAATCGTTCAGAAGgacttaattttttcccttggaCAAACTGAGTGTATGCTGAAACCAGTGGAGTCTCCTGACATGAAAATGACCAAAATACTCAGTAAAGATGACCTGGATGATACCAACAGCTTATTTGAAAAACTTAAACAGGAACCAGATGCTTTAACTGTGCTGgcccctgctgctggagacacaaTTATCTCTCTAGATTTCAGCAGTAATG agTCTGATGAACAACAATGTGATGAAGTTCCTTTGTATAACGATGTAATGCTCCCCTCATCCAGTGAGAAATTGCAGAATATAAATATGGCAATGTCCCCACTACCTGCCTCTGAAACTACAAAGCCACTTCGTAGCAATGCTGATCCTGCACTCAATAGAGAAGTTGTATCAAAGCTGGAGCCAAACACAGAGCCACTCGAACTTTCTTTTACCATACCTCAGGTGCAAGAGCAACCAACCAGCCCTTCTGATGCAAGTACCAGCCAAAGTTCACCTGAG CCCAGTAGTCCCAACGACTACTGCTTTGATGTGGATAATGATATGGCCAGTGAATTCAAACTGGAATTAGTGGAGAAACTCTTTGCCATAGATACAGAAgcaaaaaatccattttctacTCAG GAAACCGATTTAGATTTAGAGATGCTGGCTCCTTACATCCCGATGGATGACGACTTCCAGCTGCGCTCCTTCGATCAGTTGTCCCcgctggaaagcagctcttcCAGCTCTCCGAGTGCAGGCAGCATCACCATATTCCAGCAGAGTCAGGCAGCAGCGGGCAGCGCTGAGGAGATGAAGCCGGCGGAGCGCGCGGACGATGTGAAGACGATAATTGTCCCTTCCTCGCCCGTGCGCGGGGCCGCCGAGTCCAGCAGTGCCCCCGCCTCGCCCTACGGCGGGAGCAGGAGTCGAACTGCCTCTCCCAtcagggcagggaaaggaaCAGCGGATCAGGTGGAAAAACCTTCCCCAGGAGCACCCAGCTTGCTAACGGTCACTCTGaataaaag ATCTACTGCACTGGATGAAGAACTAAATCCAAAGATGCTAGCTTTGCATAATGCTCAGAGAAAACGAAAAATGGAACATGATGGTTCACTTTTTCAGGCAGTTGGAATT gGGTCTTTATTCCAGCAGACAGGTGACCGTGGAGGAAATGCATCACTTGCTTGGAAACGTGTAAAGGGATGCAAAACAAATGGTCACAGTGGAGTGGAGCAAAAGACAATCATTCTACTATCAACGG ACATAGCGAGTAAACTTCTAGGGCAGTCGATGGATGAGAGTGGACTCCCCCAACTCACGAGTTACGACTGCGAAGTAAACGCTCCCATACAAGGCAACAGAAACCTGCTACAGGGGGAAGAACTGCTCAGAGCTCTGGATCAAGTTAACTGA